Genomic window (Saccharothrix australiensis):
CGTGTACGCGTCGACGACCTTGCGCAGCTCGGCCGGGTCGAACTTCTCGCGGAGGTCCTTCAGGTCGGCCGACTCGGCGGCGGACTTCGCGGCCTCGGCGCGCTCCTTGGCCTTGTTCAGCGCGTCGACCACGGCCTTCGCGGCCAGGTCGCCCGCGCCCAGGGCGGCCAGCAGCGGCGTGCGCGCGGCGGCGGCGACCTGCTCGCCCGCCTTGCGCAGCTCCTCGGTGGTGGGCAGGTTCGGCATGGAGATCACTCCTCGGGCTTGGGTTGGTTGGCGGCGTTCTCCCGCCGGAACGACTCGTAGACGTCGAGCAGCACCTGCTTCTGCCGCTCGGTCAGGTCCGGGGCGGTGGTGATGGCGTCGGCCAGCGCGCCGCCCGCGCGCTGTTCGAGGATCCCGGCCTCGACGTACAGCGCCTCCGCCGAGATCCGCAGCCCCTTGGCGATCTGCTGCAGGATCTCCGCGCTGGGTTTGCGCAGGCCCCGTTCGATCTGGCTGAGGTAGGGGTTGGACACCCCGGCGAGCTTGGCCAGCTGGCGCAGGGAGATCTTCGCGGTGTTGCGCTGCTGGCGGATGTACTCGCCGATGTCGCGGCCGAGGTCGGCGACCGCCTTGTCGATCGACTTGTCCACGTGCCGCGGCACCTCCCCGGTCCAGGTCCGCTTCCGACCGTACGCGCGGGTGCTAACTCCTGCAAGCGCTCTGCTAGCGACCGGGGCCGTGGGCTCGCCCACAGCGCTACGGTGGACGCGTGGACCCCGCCGCCGCGCTGCGCGCCCAGCTGGTCGACTCGATGCGCGCCGCCGGCGTGCTCGCCGACCCGCGCTGGGTGGCGGCGTTTCGCGAGGTGCCCAGGCACGTCTTCCTGCCGTGGTTCTTCGCCCAGGACCCGGACGGCCGGTGGGCGCCGGTCACCGCGGACCACCCGGACCACCTCGCCGCGGTGTACCGGAACGAGGTGCGCGTCACCCAGCTGGACGGCTCCGACGAGGCGTGGGAGCAAGCACTCGCGTCGGGTCCCGTGCACGGGGTGCCCACGAGTTCGTCGAGCATGCCGTCGATCATGGCGATCATGCTGGAGGCGCTCGACGTCGCGCCCGGGCAGACGGTGCTGGAGGTCGGCACCGGGACCGGGTACAACGCGGCCCTGCTCAGCCACGTGCTCGGCTCGTCGGCGGTGACCTCGGTCGACGTCGACGCCGCGGTGCTGGGGCGCGCGGAGGGACGATTGCGCGCGGCCGGCTACGCCCCGGTGTGCGTGGTGGGCGACGGCGAGCAGGGCTACGCGCCGCGTGCGCCGTACGCACGCCTGCTCGGGACGTGCGCGGTGTCGCGGATACCCGCGGCGTGGCTCCGGCAGGTCGCGCCGGGCGGGCTGATCGTCACCACGCTGAACCGGGTGATCGGCGCGGGCCTGGTCCGGCTGGTCGTGCGGGACGGCGTCGGGGTCGGCCGGGTGCTGGCCGAGGACGGCCGCTTCATGCCCCTGCGCGCGCACCGGCAGACGTGGGCGGAGGAGGCCCTGGTCGCGTCCTTGGACGCGCGGGCGGACACGTCCCGGCCCACCCTCCTGCCCGCTCGGGCCGTGGTGCACGCGACGTCGGGGTTCGAGTTCTTCGCCGGCCTGGAGCTGGCAGGGGTGGCGGTCGGCCTCGACCCGGCCAGGTTGGTCCACCCGGACGGGTCCTGGGTCCGGCACCGGGGCGCGGTGGTGGACCAGGGCGGGCCGCGCGAGCTGTGGACGCTGGCGGAGGAGGCGCACCGGCGGTGGCGGGCGTTGGGCCGGCCAGGGCGCCGGCACTTCACGTTCACCGCTTCGGAGGAATCGCAGTACTTCGCGTTGGACGGCAGCTCGTTGACCTGGCCGTTGTGAGGGGCTCGTCGTTGTGAAGGGCGGGCCGTTGTGAAGGCGGCCGCTGATGAGGGCCGCTGATGAGGGCCGCTGTGAAGGGTGACGGCCGGGTGGAGGTGCTGCGCCCGTCAAATGTCGTACCCCCGCGGTTGGGTGTGTGTCGGGGGCGTTCTGTTCGGGGGGACACCCGCGTCAGCCTGCTCGCGTTGTGGCTCCGGTCGGCGCTGCACGGGGTCGACGCTCTCCGAGCCGGCGCTGCTCGCGAGGTGGGCGGCGCGGGGTGCGGGTCGAAGATCACAAGCTTGAAGAGCGTCCTCGCCGGACCGGCCGGCCGCCGAGGATGAGGCAAAGCTCCTTCGAAGCTTTGCGTCGCGTGTCATCCCCGTATGGCCTGGTCAAAGGCCACCACGGGCAGGCCATACGGGATGACACGCTCGGGTGAAGTGTGCGCGTGGCGCGCTCAGTCGAAGAGTTCTTCCAGGAAGCTGCGGCGGCGGCGGTGGCCGTAGTGCGGTTGGTCGTAGTAGCCGCCCGGGTAGCCCGGCGGGGGCGGGGTCACGCCGGGAGGCGCCATGCCGGGAGGCGGGGTTCCGGGCGGTGGCTGGTAGGGCGGGGGCGCGCCGGCTCCGGGTTGCGGTGCGCCCGGGTAGGGCGGGGGCGCTGCGGCGTAGTGCTCGCGTTCGGCTGCGACGATCTGTTCCAGTTCGCCGCCGTCCAGGAACACGCCCTTGCAGTTGTCGCACTGGTCGATGTGGACGGCTCCGCGCGTGATCGTGCGCATGAGGTCCTGGCACTTGGGGCAGATCACGTACCCGAGAGTACGCACGACACAAGGGTGACCGTGTCACCACTTGGCGTGACGGGTGGGACATTATGCGTTCGTGTCCCGATATCGTCAGCGCGCCGTGCTCGTGGGGTGTGTCCTGGCCGCCCTCCTCGCGGCGGCCGGGTTGTTCGTCACCGACTACGGGATCGAGCCCGATCTCTGGCTGTCCGGGCTCGCGCTCGGGTTCCTCGCGTTCCTCGCCGCGTTCGACCCCTGGCTGCACCGCCGCCGCGCCGCGGGCCTCGCCACGGACGACAACCTCGACGCCGCCACGCGGGCGCTCGCCGTCGCCCTGCACACCCAGTGGACGGAGGAGTGCCGGGCGCGCGGCCTCGGCGAGGACGTCCTCGACCTGCACTGGAGTTCGCTCAACGGTCGTCCGGGGCACAGCGACGCCGTGGTGGGCGCGTTCCGCAGGCAGCACCGCATGGTGTTCCTGGGCGAGGCGGGCGCGGGGAAGAGCACGATCGCCATGCTGCTCACCATCGGCCTGCTGGACCACCACGAGGGCGGCCCGGTGCCGTTCCCGCTGTCGCTGTCCACCTGGGACCCCGAGGCCGAGGACGTCCGCACCTGGATGACCCGCCGGCTGTACGAAGAGCACCCGGCGTTGCGCAACACCGAGTTGTACGGCAGCTACGCCGGTGACCTGCTGGTCGAGCAGCGCCGCGTGTTCCCCGTGCTGGACGGGCTGGACCGGATTCCGGCGGGCAAGCGCGCCGAAGCCCTCGCGCGGATCAACCGGGCCTTCCCGGCGGCCACCCCGCTGGTCGTCACGAGCCGGGGCGACGAGTTCGACGAGGCGGGCGTCCCGGTCGCGGGCGCCGACGTGGTGCGGTTGCACCCGTTGGACCACGAGGAGATCGCCGGTTACCTGCGGTCGCACTCCGACCCCGTCACGGCCGCCCGGTGGGAGCCGATCTTCCTCCACCTGCGGGCCGAGCCGGACGGGCGGCTCGCGGACGCCCTGTCGACGCCGCTCGCCGTGTGGCTCGCCGGTGTCGTCTACGCCGACGGCGAGCCCAGCGAGCTGCTGGACCGGAGCCGGTTCCCGGACCGCCGGGCGATCGAGGACCACCTGGTCGACGCGATGGTCGCCGGGGCGTTCGGCGACCGCGGTGTGGCGCACCAGGCGCGGGCCAGCCAGGTGTGGCCCCGGGACAAGGCCGTCCGGTGGCTGACGTTCCTCGCCGAGGAGATGCGGGCGCGCGGGATCACCGACCTCGCCTGGTGGGAGCTGCGGCGCTCGGTCGGTCGGCGGTGGCTGGCCCTGCTGGGCGCGGTCGTGCTGGGCTCCATCGGCGGGTTCGGGGTCGGGTGGCTGATGGCCTACGCGGGCACGCCCCGCCTCGCGCCGGTGACGGGGCTGGTCGCCGGGCTCGCGGTGGCGGTGGCCGCGCTGAACGCCTCGCGCAGCCGCGAGCCCAAGCCCCAGCTGGGCGTCTGGCGGAGCCTCGTGGTGGTCAGCGGTGTGCTGGGCACGGCGGTCGGGCTGGTCTTCGGCGCGCTCTACGGGCTGTCCGCCGGGCTGGTGGTCGGGCTCGGGCTGGCGGTGGCCGTGGCGCTGCGGTTCGCCCTGGGCAGCAGCGCCGAGCTGACCCACCCGACCGGTCCGAAGTGGACGATGGCGCGGGACCGGATCGCGGTGTGGACCGGGTCGCTGGTGCTGGCCGTGGTGTTCGGCGCGGCGGCCGGGCTGGTGTTCGGGCCGAAGCAGTCCGGCATGGTGGGGCTGGGGCTGGCCTGCGGGTTGATGCTCGGGTTCACGCTGTCCGTGCTGCACCTGCGGTGGTGGTGGTTCACGGTCGCGCGGGTGTGGTTGGCGGTGCGCGGCAAGCTGCCGTGGGAGCTGATGGTGTTCCTCGACGACGCGCGCAGGCTCGGCGTGCTGCGGCAGGCGGGCGCCTGCTACCAGTTCCGGCACGCGCTCGTGCAGGAGCGGCTGGCCGGCGCGCGGACGCCGGTCCGGTCAGGCGCTTAGCCGGTGGAGCCGCGCGACCGCCTCGTCCAGCACCTCGTCCCGCTTGCAGAACGCGAACCGCACGAGGTGCCGCCAGCGGTCCGGGTGGTCGGTGAACACCTGGACCGGCACGCCCGCCACGCCGATCCGGCCGGGCAGCTCGCGGCACAGCTCGGCGCCGTCGGCGAAGCCGAGCGGGCGGACGTCGGCGGTGATGAAGTACGTGCCCTCGCTCGGCCGCACGGCGAACCCGGCCGCGGTGAGCCCCTCGGCCAGGCGTGACCGCTTGTCCTGCAACGACGCCCGCAGCTCGGCCACCCAGGGCAGCTCCTCGCGCAGCGCGTGCGCCACGGCAGGCTGGAACGGCGCGCCGCCCACGAAGGTCAGGAACTGCTTGGCCGCCCGCACCGCGTCGACGAGCGCGGCGGGCGCGCACACCCAGCCGATCTTCCAGCCGGTGCAGCTGAACGTCTTGCCCGCGCCCGAGATGGTGACCGTGCGCTCGGCCATGCCGGGCAGCGTCGCCAGCGGGACGTGCTCGCGGTCGTCGAACACCAGGTGCTCGTAGACCTCGTCGGTGATCGCGACCAGGTCGTGCTCCACGCACAGCCGCGCGACCTCGGCGAGCTCGGCGCGGTTGAACACCGTGCCGGTCGGGTTGTGCGGCGTGTTGAGCAGGACGGCCCTGGTCCTTGGCCCGATGGCCGCGCGCAGCGCCTCGGTGTCCAGCCCGAGCCTGCCCGTGCCGGGCTCCTCCACCAGGCCGACGGTGCGCCGGGTCGCGCCGGAGAGCGCCACGGACGCCGCGTACGAGTCGTAGTACGGCTCGACCAGCACGACCTCGTCACCGGGTTCGACCAGGGCGAGCAGGCTCGCCGCGATGGCCTCCGTCGCGCCGACCGTGACGAGGATCTCGGTGTCCGGGTCGTACGCGGTGCCGAACCGCGCCCGGTGCTCGGCGATCGCCTGCCGCAGCACCGGCATGCCGGGGCCGGGCGGGTACTGGTTGAGCCCCGCGTCGATGGACTCCTTGGCCACCGCGAGCATCCCGGCCGGTCCGTCGGTGTCCGGGAAGCCCTGGCCGAGGTTCACCGCCCCGGTGCGGTTCGCCAACGCGGTCATCTCCGCGAAGATCGTCGAGGTGAACGGTCGCATCCTGGTGACCAGCGCTGGTTCCCGCACGACTCAGAATCTTCACGGACAATGGGGTCGTGGAGCAACTGACGGCGGCCGACCAGGTCAAGCGCCGGGGCCTGCGGCGGATGAAGCTCGTCGCCACGGGCTTCTTCCTGGCCGCGACGGCGGTCTTCCTGGTCGCGCTGGTGTTCGAGGACGGCGGTCCGGCGTGGATCGGGTACGTGCGGGCGGCGGCCGAGGCGGGCATGGTGGGCGCGCTCGCCGACTGGTTCGCCGTGACGGCGCTGTTCCGCAGGCCGCTGGGGCTGCCCATCCCGCACACGGCGATCATCCCGACCCGCAAGGACACCTTCGGCGACGCGCTGGGGTCGTTCGTCGGGACGAACTTCCTGTCCGAGGACGTGGTGCGCGACAAGCTGCGGCGGGTCGGCGTCGCGCGGCGGATCGGCGCGTGGCTGGTCCAGCCGGAGCACGCCGAGCGGGTGACGGCCGAGCTGTCGAACGTGGTCAAGGGCGCCATCGCGGTGCTCCGGGACGACGACGTGCAGGCCATCGTGGAGCAGGCGGTGGTGCGGCGGCTGACCGACCGGCCGTGGGGTCCGCCGCTGGGCAGGCTGCTGGGCCAGGTGCTCAACGACGGCGCGCACCACAAGCTGGTCGACCTGATGTGCGACCGCGCCTACGACTGGGTGCGGGACAACCACGACCGGATCGTCGGCCTGGTGAGCGAGCGGTCGCCCGTGTGGTCGCCGAAGTTCATGGACTCCCTGCTGGGCGACAAGGTCTACACCGAGCTGCTGAACTTCGCGTGGGCCGTGAAGACCGACGAGGACCACCCGATGCGGAAGGCCCTCGACCAGTTCCTGATCTCGTTCTCCGCCGACCTCCAGCACGACCCGGCCACGATGCGGCGGGCCGAGGCGGTGAAGCAGCAGGTCGTGGACCACCCGGACGTGCAGCGGCTGATCGGGTCGGCGTGGGGCACCGCCAAGGGGATGCTGCTGGCCGCCGCCGAGGACCCGACCTCCGAGCTGCGCAAGCGCATCCGCGCGGGCCTGCTCTCGTTCGGTGAGCGGCTGGTGTCGGACGACTCGATGCGCGCCAAGGTCGACGGGTGGCTCGAAGGCGCCGCCGGGCACGTCGTGGGCAACTACCGCGACGAGATCACCACGCTGATCACCGACACCGTGGAGCGCTGGGACGCCGAGGAGACCTCGCGCAAGATCGAGTTGCAGGTCGGTCGCGACCTGCAGTTCATCCGGATCAACGGCACGGTGGTGGGCGCCCTGGCGGGCCTGGCGATCTACGCGATCGGCCAGTTGGTGATCTGAACCCGCCAGGTGCGCCCCGCCCGGCGCCCCTCAGGAGACGCTGAGCGCGCGCCGTTCCCGGAAGTTGCGCGCCTTCTCGCGGTTCCCGCACACCTGCATCGAGCACCACATGCGCGAGCGGTTCCGGGATCGGTCGAAGAACGCCCACAGGCAGCCGTCCGCCTGGCAGATCTTGAACCGCTCCCACGAACCGAGCACCGCCAGCCGGGCCGCCGCGCCCAGCACCGCGCCCAGGGCGTCGTCGCTGGACATGGTGGGCACGCCGTGGCTGAGGTCGACGCGGATCAGGCCCGCGGCCGGGGTCGGGTCGGGCCCGTCGTGCCGTTCACCCAGCGACGCCCGCAGCGCGGCGCGGACGGCACGTGCCCTCGCGAGGTCGCCGACATCGCCTAGGCCGCGTTCGGTGACCCACGCCCGCCAGGCGGCGGCGCTGTCCAGGACGTCCGTGCCGAGTTCGAGGTCTCGGGTGTTGAGGAAAGCGAGCAGCAGCTCCACATCGTGTTCCGCATCGCCGGCTCGACCCTGCGCGAGAGCCGCGTGGTCCCAGCCGGCCGCCAGACCAGTCACTCCTCCACTGTAGGCGTCAGCGCGTCCGGATGTGGCGAAGTAACCGTCGAACGGTTGTCAGTGGTTAGCGCCATTGCCCGTTCGGGTGACCGCCGATTGGGCTATGAACCGTGTGTATACCTCGTGTGTATAGTGGCCGGCATGTCGATCGGACACACCCTGCTCGGGCTGCTGGAAACCGGCCCTCGGCACGGATACGACCTGAAGCGGGCCTACGACGAGCGTTTCGGCCAGGACCGGCCGCTGCACTACGGGCAGGTCTACAACACGCTGTCCAGGCTGCTGCGCAACGGCCTCGTCGAGGAGGCGGGCGTCGAGTCCGGCGACGGCCCGGAGCGGAAGCGGTACGCCATCACGGACGCGGGCGTGACGGACGTGGAGGCGTGGCTGAGCACGCCGGAGAAGCCGGAGCCCTACCTCCAGAACACGCTGTACGCGAAGGTCGTGCTGGCCCTGATGTCCGGCCGCAGCGCCGACGAGGTGCTGGACGTGCAGCGGTCCGCGCACCTGCGCACCATGCGCCGGCTGACCCAGCGGAAGGCGGCCGGCGACCTGGCCGACCAGCTGATCTGCGACCACGCGCTGTTCCACCTGGAGGCGGACCTGCGCTGGCTGGAGCTGACGGCGGCCCGCCTCGGCCAGCTGTCCGCGCAGCTCACGGCGGTGTCCCGATGAGCGCCCTGCTGGAGGCCGTCGACCTGCGCAAGTCGTTCGGCCCGACACCCGCGCTGGACGGCGCGGGCCTGAGCGTGCGGGCGGGCGAGGTCGTGGCGGTCATGGGTCCGTCCGGCTCGGGCAAGTCGACCCTGCTGCACTGCATGGCGGGCATCCTCACGCCGGACTCGGGCGTGGTGCGGTACCGGGACGTCGAGCTGAGCGCCATGCCCGACGGCGAGCGCAGCGAGCTCCGCCGCACCGACTTCGGGTTCGTGTTCCAGTTCGGCCAGCTCGTGCCGGAGCTGAGCTGCCTGGAGAACGTGGCGCTGCCGCTGCGCCTGGGCGGCGTGAAGCGCCGGGAGGCCGAGTCGCGCGCCCGTGACTGGCTGGAGCGGCTGGAGGTGGCCGACATCGCCGCCAAGCGCCCCGGTGAGACGTCCGGCGGCCAGGGGCAGCGGGTGGCGGTCGCGCGCGCCCTGGTGACGGGCCCGCGCGTGGTGTTCGCCGACGAGCCGACCGGCGCGCTCGACTCCCTGAACGGCGAGCGCGTGATGCAGCTGCTCACCACCGCCGCCAAGGAGACCAACGCCGCCGTGGTGCTGGTCACGCACGAGGCGCGCGTGGCCGCGTACTCCGACCGCGAGGTCGTGGTGCGCGACGGCCGGTCACGGGAAGTGGAGCCGGTCCGATGAGGAGCCCCTCCGCCGCCGCGCCCGTCGGCACGGCTCCCGGTGCCGCTGGCGGCCGAGCCGGGGGCGCCCGGACCACCGGCGCCCGGACCGCGGGTGCCCCGACCGCGGACACCCTGATCCCCGACGCCCCGGCTGCCGGTGCCCTGGTCGCACACGCCCCGACTCCGGGAGCCCCGCTGCCGGGCGTGCGGGCCTGCGGTGTCCGGGCCCCGGCCGCGCGGGCCGTAGGTGCGCGGGTCGGCGATGTCCGCGCCGGCGATGTCCGAGCCGGCGATGTCCGAGCCGGCGGTGTCCGGGCCGCGAGTGCCCGCCCGCGCGGCGGCACGTCCGAGCGCCGGTCCCGCCCGCACGGGGTGGTCCGGTGAAGCGCACGCTGTCCGACCTCTTCCTGGGCGTCCGGCTCGCGCTCGGCGGCGGTCGCACGTCGTGGACCCGACTCGCGCTCACCGCCGCGGGCATCGGCCTCGGTGTCGCCGTGCTGCTCGCGGCGTCGTCGGTGCCGACCATGCTCACCGACCGGGAGGCGCGCACCGCCGCCGCCCAGCGCGTGCCGGCCGCCGCCGGGGCGACCGGTGACGTGCTGCACCTGCGCCAGTGGGCGACGGAGTTCCGGGGCCAGGTCATCAGCGGGTCGTACGTCCTGCCCAGCGGGCCGGGCGCGCCGGTGCCGCCGGGCGTGTCGAAGCTGCCCGGCGACGGCGAGATCGTCGTCTCGCCCGCGCTCGCCGACCTGATCGACTCACCGGGCGGTGAGCTGCTGCGCGAGCGCTTCCCGCAGCGGCGGACGGGCCTGATCGCCCAGGCGGGGCTCAACGCGCCGAGCGACCTGGTCTTCGTCGCCGGCGACGCGACGATCCCCCCGGACCCCAAGCGGGCGGTGGGTTCCTACGGCGGTGAGTCGCGCGACCGCAAGATCGACCCGGTGCTGTCCCTGCTGATCATCGTCGGCGTGGTCGCGCTGCTGTTCCCCGTGCTGGTGTTCGTGGGCATCACGACGCGGCTGGGCGGCTCCGAGCGCGACCGCAGGCTGGCCGCGCTGCGGCTGGTCGGCGCGGCCGCCCACCGGGTGCGCCTGATCGCGGCGGGTGAAGCGCTGCTCGGCGCGCTGGCCGGCCTGGCCGTCGGCGCGGTGCTCTTCCTGACCGGTCGGCAGTTCGTCGAGGGCGTCGAGCTGATGGGCATCAGCGTGTTCGTCAGCGACCTGACGCCGTCGCTGCCGCTGGCCGTGCTGATCGCCGTGCTGGTGCCGGTGATGGCGGTGGTGACGTCGCTGGTCGCCATGCGCCGCACGGTGATCGAGCCGCTGGGCGTGGTGCGCCGGTCCAAGCCGGTGCGCCGGGTGATGTGGTGGCGGACCGTGCCGATCTTCATCGGCACCGCGGCCCTGGTGTCCCAGGCGGGCGCGCTGGGCGGCACCGAGGCGAACGCGTCCGTGCCGGTCGTGGTCGGCGGCATCCTGATGTTGCTGCTGAGCATCCCGGTGTTGCTGCCCTGGCTGGTCGAGCGGGTGGTCGGCAGGCTGCACGGCGGCGCGCCGTCGTGGTTGCTGGCGATCCGCCGGCTCCAGTTGGAGAGCGGCACGGCGGCGCGCGTGGTCGGCGGTGTGGCGGTCGTGCTGGCGGGCGGCATCGCGCTCCAGTCGGTGCTGGCCAGCGCCGAGTCGAAGATCGTGGACCGACCGATCGACCAGGGCGACCGGAGCCTGCTCTCGGTGAGCCTGACCGAGACGACGCCCGAGCTGTCCGAGCAGGTCGTCGGGCTGCTCGACCGCACGTCGGGCGGCGACCGGGTGCACCCGGTGCGGTACCTCTCGTTCAAGATCGGCGAGGACTACCACTCGGCGACGGTGGCGAGCTGCGAGACGCTGCGCCTGCGGGCGGCCAACCTGCCGTCCTGCCACGACGGCGACTCGTTCTACATCATCAACGGCGCGACCTCCGACGCCTACGACGCGAAGGTCCAGCCCGGCAGACAGACCACGCTGCTCTACCGCAGCGGCGAGGACGAGCAGCTCGGACCGGAGTGGACGATCCCGGACTTCACCAGGGTCGACATCAGGGGCACGGCCGACTCGTACGCGCCGGGTGGCTTGCTGCTCACTCCGAGCGCGCTCCGGGGCGTGGACAGGCCGCTGGTCCCGACGCAGGTCCTGGTGCAGGTCGACCCGAACGATCCGGACGTCGTGGAGAACGCGCGCAACGCCGTCGCACCCCTGAGCTGGCACGCGACTTCGTACTACGAAGGCGCGGTCGATCAGACGGAGCGCATCAAGCAGTTCACCAGCATCCGCCGGGGTCTGCTGGCGGGTTCGCTGGTCACCCTGCTGCTGGCGGGCGCCAGCCTGCTGGTCATGGCGCTGGAGCAGGTCCGGGAGCGCAGGCGGCCGCTGGCGGTGCTGGCGGCGAGCGGTGTGCCGAGGGGAGCGCTGGGCCGGTCGCTGCTCTGGCAGCACGCCGTGCCGCTGCTGCTGGCCCTGGTGGTGGCTACGGCGATCGGTTCCGGTCTGGCGGTGTTGCTGCTGCGCATCATCGAACAGCCCATCGTCCTCGACTGGCCGGGGATCGCCGTGCTCAGCGGCGCGTCGGCGGCCCTGGTGGTGGCGGTGACGCTGTTGACCCTGCCGTCGCTGTGGAAGGCGACCGGAGCGCTGGGTCTGCGGTCGGAATGACCGCGACGGTCCGGTGCGCCGCCCGTCCCCCGTGCGGGGGCGGCGGCGCACCGCGCCCGTCGCCGGCCCACCACCCCACCGGCCCGCGCGACGGCACACCACGCGCACCCGCCGACCACCCCGGCCGGCCGGCCCGCCGGAACAGCGACGCGCCACACCGGCCACTCCACGACCACGCCGTCGAGCCCGACGGCACACCACGCCCGCCCTCCACCGACCGCCCCGATCGCAGGGTCGACAGCCCGCCGCCGCTCCCGGCACCCGCCGCACGACCCGTCACCGGTGCCGCCGAGTCCCCCGGCGGTGCCGCAAGGTCTGCCACCGTCACCGCCAGGCCGGCCAACAGCGCCGCCGGGCCAGCCGGCGGTGCCACCGGGACCACGCGCGCTGCCATCTGGTCCACCACCGGTGCGGCCTGGTCCACCACCGCTGCCGCCGGGTGCCGAGCCGGAGGCAGCGGGCGGTGCGAGCGCCGGGGTGCGCCGGCCCGCCGCCCGGACGGGCGGGTACGCCCCTCTCCTCGGCCCGGCGCACACCGCACTGCACGAAGGGCCCGTTCGGGCAACCGCAGCCGCGAAAACGTGATCATCGGCCCAATGGCGCCAGAAGCCCACGAAACTCCCGCCCGCGGCGTCTCTAGTGGTGTGGCTCCAGATCGCTTCTCGTCCCGCAGCGTCCCCCGCCTCGCCTCGTTCCGAGCGGCGCGGAGGGTGGCGACCGGTGTCCGCCCCGACCGGGGTGGGCTCCGGTGAAGTCGAGGTGGTTCGCCGACCTGGTCCTCGGGGTCCGGCTGGCCGTCGGGGGCGGCCGGACCTCGTGGGCCAGGTTGGCGCTGACCGCCGCCGGCGTCGGCCTGGGCGTGGTCGTGCTGCTGCTCGCCGCGTCCATCGGCCCGGCGCGGGAGGCCAAGTCCGAGCGCGTCCAGGCCGCCTCGCTCGTCCTCATCGAGGAGGCCGGGCCGCTCCGCGCCCGCGAGGTGGTCGTGTCGTGGCAGGGCCGCCGCATCGTCGGCGTCGAACTCGCCGCCACCGGGTCCGAGCGGCCGGCGCCGCCCGGCGCCGGCCGCCTGCCCGGTCCGGGCGAGGTCGTGGTGTCGCCCGAGTTGCTGCACCTCATCGAGACCGACGCCTCGGCGCGTGCCCGGTTCCCGGAACGCGTCATCGGCGTCATCGCCGACGCCGGGCTGCCCAGACCGAAGTCCCTGCTCTTCTACGCGGGCCTGTCGGACGTCCACGCCGAAGGCGCGCGACCGGCCTCCGGGTTCGGCGCCGACCGGCCGAGGTCGACGCTGCCGCCGGTCTACCGCCTGCTGATGGTGGCGGGCATCACCGCGCTGCTGGTGCCGCTCGGGATCTTCGTCCTGGTCGCCACCCGGCTCGGCGCGACCGGGCGGGACCGGCGGCTGGCCGCGATCCGGCTGGTCGGCGCGAGTCGCGCGCAGGTCCGGTGGATCGCCGGCGGCGAGACGCTGACCGGCGCGGTGCTCGGGCTGTTCGTCGGGGTCGCGCTGTTCTTCGCCGCGCGCCCGCTGGCGCGGTTCATCGAGGTGGAGGGTGTCGGGTTCTTCCCAACCGACCTGCTGCCCGACCCGCTGCTGGGCGTCCTGATCGCCGTCGGCGTGCCGGTCGTCGCGGTGGTGTCGGCGCTGGTCGCCCTGCGCGCGGTCGACGTCGGGCCGCTGGGGCTGGCGCGGGCCTTCGTCCCGCCGGTGCGGCGGACGTGGTGGCGGTTCGCGCTGATCGGCGCGGGCGTGGCGGTGCTCGTGGTGATCTCCGTGGTCGGCAGCTCGCGGGAGGTGGTGGTCGACGCTCCGCTGGCCCTCGCGCTCGGCGCGGGGATCGGGTTGGTGCTCGCCGGCACGGGCGCGGTGCTGCCCTGGCTGGTCGCGCGGGTCGCCGACCGGGTGCACCCGGAGCGGGTCGCGCCGATGCTCGCGGTGCGCGGGTTGCGGTCCGACTCGGGGATGCCGCGCGTGCTGTCCGGCGTGGTCGTGGTGCTGACCGGTTCGCTGGCGTTGCAGGTGCTGCTGGGCGTGGGCGCGCAGGTCGCCGCCGAGTCCGCGCTCAACGCCCGGTCCGAGCCGGACCGCTGGGTGCTGGAGGTGACGCCGCACACGCCCGTCCGGTCGCTGGAGGAGGCGATCGGGCTGGTCGGCGGCGTGCGCCGGGTCAGCGAGGTGCGCACGCACGCGGAACAGGGCGCGGTGCCGCTGGTCGTGGTGAGCACGGACTGCCCGGAGCTCGTGGC
Coding sequences:
- a CDS encoding FtsX-like permease family protein, which translates into the protein MKSRWFADLVLGVRLAVGGGRTSWARLALTAAGVGLGVVVLLLAASIGPAREAKSERVQAASLVLIEEAGPLRAREVVVSWQGRRIVGVELAATGSERPAPPGAGRLPGPGEVVVSPELLHLIETDASARARFPERVIGVIADAGLPRPKSLLFYAGLSDVHAEGARPASGFGADRPRSTLPPVYRLLMVAGITALLVPLGIFVLVATRLGATGRDRRLAAIRLVGASRAQVRWIAGGETLTGAVLGLFVGVALFFAARPLARFIEVEGVGFFPTDLLPDPLLGVLIAVGVPVVAVVSALVALRAVDVGPLGLARAFVPPVRRTWWRFALIGAGVAVLVVISVVGSSREVVVDAPLALALGAGIGLVLAGTGAVLPWLVARVADRVHPERVAPMLAVRGLRSDSGMPRVLSGVVVVLTGSLALQVLLGVGAQVAAESALNARSEPDRWVLEVTPHTPVRSLEEAIGLVGGVRRVSEVRTHAEQGAVPLVVVSTDCPELVARLGVDDCVPGAAYRSADGPGVPPAGTQVAIGGRPWTVPRHRTVPGRESGLFVAGGIDPVLDAIPPSELVVVGAPDQAFGDGLLAAAGRVDRGVVLRSTFRAGQVELFTSLRGGVIGGSALLVLLAVVGLAAAAVDQVWERRRHTAVLVANGVPREVLTAATLWQSAIPAALGIALAVPIGLGTAWLVVPAERFRVDWTELVTTVASAAVVVLVVSLCTLPALRQAIRPESLRTE